CAACTTCACCAACCCCGCGGGGCTCGTCACCGAGGCCATGTCCCGGGTGCTCGGCGACCGGGTCATCGGGATCTGCGACTCACCGGTCGGGCTCGGCCGGCGCGTGGCCCGGGCGCTGGGCGCCGACCCCGGCCGGGTGGGGATGGACTACGTCGGCCTCAACCACCTGGGCTGGCTGCGCGGACTGCGGGTGGCCGGCCGGGACGAACTTCCGCGTCTGCTCGACGACTCCGAGGCGCTCGGCTCCCTGGAGGAGGGCAGGCTGTTCGGCGCGGACTGGCTGCGCTCCCTCGGCGCGATCCCCAACGAGTACCTGCACTACTACTACTTCAACCGCGAGACCGTACGCGCGTACCGGCAGGCGGAACGCACCCGCGGGGCCTTCCTCCGCGACCAGCAGGCGGGCTTCTACGCCGAACCGTCCCTGAGCCGCTGGGAGTCCGCCCTCGCCGAACGCGAGGCGACGTACATGGCCGGCAACCGCGAGGCGTCCGGCGCGGGCGAACGTGCCGACGGGGACGCGGAGTCGGGCGGGTACGAGCAGGTCGCGCTGGCACTCATGCGCGCGGTCGCCCGTGACGAGCGCGCCACGCTGATCCTCAACGTCCGCAACCGCACGACCCTTTCCGTGCTCGACGCGGACGCCGTGGTCGAGGTGCCCTGCCTCGTGGACGCGGGCGGCGCCCATCCGTACGCCGTCGACCCGCTGCCGGGCCACGCCACCGGTCTGGTCACCGCCGTGAAGGCCGTCGAACGGGAGGTCATGACGGCCGCGGAGAGCGGGTCCCGCGCCGCCGCCGTGCGGGCCTTCGCCCTGCATCCGCTGGTCGACTCCGTCACCGTCGCCCGCCGTCTGCTGGACGGGTACACCGCCGTACACCCCGGTCTCGCCCACCTCAACCGGAAGTAGGTGCTGAGAGATGCACGACGAACGGCACAGGATCGAGCAGCGCGTCGCGCGGGTACTGGAGCAGCGCATCCGGCCGTTGATCCACGCGGATTCCGTGCCACT
The genomic region above belongs to Streptomyces marianii and contains:
- a CDS encoding 6-phospho-beta-glucosidase, whose protein sequence is MRLAILGGGGFRVPLVYGALLGDREEGRITRVTLHDLDGSRLRAVAAVLAEQAAGVPDAPAVEVTTDLDEALRGADFVFSAIRVGGLEGRAADERVALAEGVLGQETVGAGGIAFGLRTVPVATDIARRIAVLAPDAWVINFTNPAGLVTEAMSRVLGDRVIGICDSPVGLGRRVARALGADPGRVGMDYVGLNHLGWLRGLRVAGRDELPRLLDDSEALGSLEEGRLFGADWLRSLGAIPNEYLHYYYFNRETVRAYRQAERTRGAFLRDQQAGFYAEPSLSRWESALAEREATYMAGNREASGAGERADGDAESGGYEQVALALMRAVARDERATLILNVRNRTTLSVLDADAVVEVPCLVDAGGAHPYAVDPLPGHATGLVTAVKAVEREVMTAAESGSRAAAVRAFALHPLVDSVTVARRLLDGYTAVHPGLAHLNRK